A window of the Penaeus monodon isolate SGIC_2016 chromosome 11, NSTDA_Pmon_1, whole genome shotgun sequence genome harbors these coding sequences:
- the LOC119578692 gene encoding proteasome subunit alpha type-2-like, which translates to MATERYSFSLTTFSPSGKLVQIEYALAAVAAGAPAVGIKAKDGVVLATEKKHKSILVEEHSIIKVEMITDHIGMVYSGMGPDYRLLVRQARKVAQQYYRTYLEPIPTPQLVQRLAAIMQEYTQSGGVRPFGVSLLICGWDLDRPYLFQCDPSGAYFPWKATAMGKNFINGKTFLEKRYNEDLELDDAVHTAILTLKESFEGQMSSDNIEIGICNSQGFRRLTPAEVQDYLANIA; encoded by the exons CCCCTCAGGGAAGCTGGTGCAGATAGAGTATGCCCTGGCGGCCGTAGCAGCAGGGGCACCAGCCGTGGGCATCAAAGCAAAGGATGGAGTTGTCCTCGCCACAGAGAAGAAGCACAAGTCTATCCTGGTGGAGGAACATTCCATCATCAAGGTGGAGATGATCACAGACCATATCGGCATGGTTTACAGTG GTATGGGCCCTGACTACAGGCTTCTGGTTCGTCAAGCAAGGAAAGTTGCTCAACAGTACTACCGCACATACTTAgaacccatccccaccccacagTTAGTACAGCGTCTGGCAGCAATCATGCAGGAGTACACACAGTCTGG CGGTGTGCGGCCGTTTGGTGTAAGCCTGCTCATATGCGGCTGGGATCTAGATCGGCCGTACTTGTTCCAGTGTGATCCCTCAGGGGCTTATTTCCCCTGGAAAGCCACAGCCATGGGCAAGAACTTTATCAACGGGAAAACATTCCTCGAGAAAAG ATATAATGAAGATTTGGAGTTAGATGATGCTGTCCACACGGCCATCCTTACCCTGAAGGAGAGCTTCGAGGGACAGATGAGCAGCGACAACATTGAAATCGGCATCTGCAACTCCCAGGGTTTCCGAAGACTGACACCAGCTGAGGTCCAGGATTATCTGGCCAATATTGCATAA